In Arachis stenosperma cultivar V10309 chromosome 1, arast.V10309.gnm1.PFL2, whole genome shotgun sequence, one DNA window encodes the following:
- the LOC130970516 gene encoding probable UDP-glucosyl transferase 73B6 — protein sequence MEEEQPLKIYFIPFLAAGHMIPHCDIARLFASRGHHVTIITTPANSQIIRNSIPHHPNFAVHTVHFPSQEVGLPDGLESLSTVTDMVNLYKVYQATTMLRDPIEDFVGNHPPDCIVGDFMFPWVDDLANKLRIPRFAFNGFCLFTLCAIESLKAHPIPLDASPPFLLHGLPHPVTLKTAPPTNIKEVLNAMIEIELRSNGLIVNNFAELDGEEYIQYYERTTGHKAWHLGPACLLHRTVEEKAQRGQKSVLSAHKCMSWLDSKKQNSVVYICFGSLCCFPDNQLYEIACAVEASGCEFVWVVPEKKGKENEEEEEKQKWLPKGFEERNSKKGMIIRGWAPQVLILEHPAVGAFVTHCGWNSTVEAVSAGVPMITWPVHGEQFYNEKLVSDVRGIGVEVGADEWGTIGFGEREKLVGREDIERALRRLMDGGDEAQEIRGRTKEFGKKARVAVQEGGSSYNNLTALIDELKRLRCCKSTP from the coding sequence ATGGAAGAAGAGCAGCCACTCAAAATCTACTTCATCCCCTTCCTTGCCGCCGGTCACATGATCCCTCACTGCGACATAGCAAGACTCTTTGCCTCACGTGGTCATCACGTGACCATCATCACCACCCCTGCCAACTCCCAAATCATCCGCAATTCCATTCCTCACCACCCCAACTTCGCCGTCCACACCGTCCACTTCCCTTCCCAAGAGGTAGGCCTTCCCGACGGCCTTGAGAGCCTCTCCACCGTAACCGACATGGTCAACCTCTACAAGGTCTACCAAGCCACCACCATGCTCCGCGACCCTATTGAGGACTTCGTGGGGAACCACCCACCGGATTGCATCGTCGGCGACTTCATGTTCCCGTGGGTGGACGACTTGGCTAACAAGCTTCGCATCCCAAGGTTTGCCTTCAATGGCTTCTGCCTCTTTACCCTCTGCGCCATTGAATCACTCAAAGCTCATCCTATTCCTCTCGATGCTTCTCCACCGTTTCTCCTCCACGGTCTTCCTCACCCTGTCACTCTAAAAACAGCGCCGCCAACGAACATAAAAGAGGTGTTGAATGCGATGATAGAGATAGAGCTCAGAAGCAATGGACTAATAGTCAACAACTTCGCAGAGCTCGACGGAGAAGAGTACATCCAGTACTACGAGAGAACAACGGGACACAAGGCATGGCATCTTGGACCTGCGTGTCTTCTTCACAGAACCGTTGAAGAAAAAGCGCAGAGAGGACAGAAGAGCGTGTTGAGCGCTCACAAGTGTATGAGCTGGCTCGATTCCAAGAAACAAAATTCGGTGGTTTACATATGCTTTGGGAGTCTCTGCTGCTTCCCGGATAACCAGCTTTACGAGATAGCATGCGCGGTGGAAGCATCGGGTTGCGAGTTCGTGTGGGTGGTGCCGGAGAAGAAGGGAAAGGAgaatgaggaagaggaagagaaacAGAAGTGGCTGCCAAAGGGGTTTGAGGAAAGGAATTCAAAGAAGGGAATGATTATAAGAGGGTGGGCCCCGCAGGTTCTGATATTGGAACACCCTGCTGTAGGAGCGTTTGTTACCCATTGTGGGTGGAATTCCACCGTGGAAGCCGTTAGTGCTGGGGTGCCAATGATAACGTGGCCGGTGCATGGTGAACAATTCTATAATGAGAAGCTGGTAAGTGATGTGCGTGGAATCGGCGTGGAGGTTGGGGCGGATGAGTGGGGGACTATTGGGTTTGGGGAGAGAGAGAAGTTGGTTGGAAGAGAAGACATTGAGAGGGCGCTCAGGAGGCTTATGGACGGTGGCGATGAAGCTCAAGAAATCAGAGGGCGCACAAAGGAGTTTGGGAAGAAGGCTCGAGTTGCCGTTCAAGAAGGTGGATCGTCTTACAATAATTTAACGGCTCTGATTGATGAACTTAAACGGTTGAGATGCTGCAAGTCAACACCTTAA
- the LOC130939749 gene encoding probable UDP-glucosyl transferase 73B6 → MESHSPYLDEQRQQPLRIYFIPFLAAGHILPLSDIARVFTARGHHVTIITTPSNAQIIRTSTPHHPNFLLHTVPFPSQELGLPDGIENLSDTFDDDTFMKVFNGMDTLREPIEHFLGRHPPDCIVADFMFPWVEDLANKLRVPRLVFNGFSLFAICAVESFRAHPVPPDASPPFLIHDFPHSVTMNATPPTLLREVLESMFEAELRSHGIILNNFVELDGEEYVQYYERTTGHKVWHLGPACLLHGTAEEKAERGQKSVLSVQKCMSWLDSKNPNSVVYICFGSLCCFPDCQLYEIACAVEASGCEFIWVVREKEGKEEEEEMKEKWLPKGFEERNSKKGLIIRGWAPQVLILRHSAVGGFLSHCGWNSTVEAISAGVPMITWPMHSEQFYNEKLITEVRGVGVEVGVDEWRSTGYGQREKVVGRGRIEVAIRRLMDGGNEAQEIRVRAQELGKKARAAVQEGGSSFNNFTALIDELKRLRDCKHVD, encoded by the coding sequence ATGGAAAGTCATTCTCCTTATCTTGATGAACAGAGGCAGCAGCCACTAAGAATCTACTTCATCCCATTCCTCGCAGCCGGTCACATTCTCCCTCTCAGCGACATAGCAAGAGTCTTCACCGCACGTGGCCACCACGTGACCATCATCACTACCCCCTCCAACGCCCAAATCATCCGCACCTCCACCCCCCACCATCCCAACTTCCTCCTCCATACTGTCCCCTTCCCCTCCCAAGAACTAGGACTCCCCGACGGCATCGAGAACCTCTCAGACACCTTCGACGACGACACCTTCATGAAGGTGTTCAACGGTATGGACACTCTCCGTGAGCCCATTGAACACTTTCTGGGCCGCCACCCACCCGATTGTATCGTCGCTGACTTCATGTTCCCGTGGGTGGAGGACTTGGCCAACAAGCTCCGCGTCCCAAGGTTGGTCTTCAATGGCTTCTCCCTCTTCGCCATCTGCGCCGTCGAGTCCTTCAGGGCACACCCCGTCCCTCCCGATGCTTCCCCTCCCTTTCTCATCCATGACTTCCCTCACTCTGTCACCATGAACGCAACCCCACCAACGCTTTTAAGGGAGGTCCTAGAGTCGATGTTTGAGGCAGAGCTCAGAAGCCACGGCATCATCCTCAACAATTTCGTGGAGCTCGACGGAGAAGAGTACGTCCAGTACTACGAGAGAACAACGGGGCACAAGGTCTGGCATCTTGGCCCTGCGTGTCTTCTTCACGGAACCGCTGAAGAAAAAGCGGAGAGAGGACAGAAGAGCGTGTTGAGCGTTCAGAAGTGCATGAGCTGGCTCGACTCTAAGAATCCAAACTCTGTGGTCTACATATGCTTTGGGAGTCTATGCTGCTTCCCGGATTGCCAGCTGTACGAGATAGCATGCGCGGTGGAAGCATCGGGTTGTGAATTCATATGGGTGGTACGGGAGAAGGAGGggaaagaggaggaggaagaaatgaaagaaaagtGGCTGCCAAAGGGGTTTGAGGAGAGGAATTCAAAGAAGGGACTTATCATAAGAGGGTGGGCCCCACAGGTTTTGATATTGAGGCACTCCGCCGTGGGTGGGTTTTTGTCTCACTGCGGGTGGAACTCTACTGTGGAAGCCATCAGTGCTGGGGTTCCGATGATAACATGGCCAATGCACTCGGAACAGTTCTATAATGAAAAACTGATAACTGAGGTGCGCGGGGTTGGAGTGGAGGTTGGTGTAGACGAATGGAGGTCAACTGGCTATGGCCAAAGAGAGAAGGTTGTGGGAAGAGGTCGCATAGAGGTGGCTATAAGGAGGTTGATGGATGGTGGCAATGAAGCACAAGAAATCAGAGTGCGCGCTCAAGAGCTTGGGAAGAAGGCTAGAGCTGCTGTTCAAGAAGGTGGCTCATCCTTTAACAATTTCACAGCCTTGATTGATGAGCTTAAACGTTTGAGAGATTGCAAGCATGTGGATTGA